Proteins encoded in a region of the Variovorax sp. PAMC 28711 genome:
- a CDS encoding esterase/lipase family protein gives MSTATHPEIAPPSRLLLLGEVRALWETGAGIAMWPLLQLTPRGDGHPVLVLPGLVASDSSTGILRRYLKSRGYDAHGWGLGRNLGPREGVERGMVALLQKLNDESGQKVSVVGWSLGGVYARMLATAHPHLVRNVITLGSPFSGSPRSTNAWRVYEGVSGQSAEDPKRMKHVSPTPPVPTTSIFSRTDGVVAWQCSVEKNGPQAENIEVIASHIGLGAHPAVLYALADRLAQPEDDWKPFNRTLLGPLVYPDPLRKGR, from the coding sequence ATGTCCACTGCCACCCACCCAGAGATCGCCCCGCCGTCGCGCCTGCTGCTGCTCGGCGAAGTCCGCGCGCTGTGGGAAACCGGTGCAGGCATCGCCATGTGGCCGCTGCTCCAACTCACGCCGCGCGGAGATGGTCATCCGGTGCTGGTGCTGCCGGGGCTGGTCGCGAGCGACTCGTCGACCGGTATCCTGCGCCGCTACCTCAAGAGCCGCGGCTACGACGCGCACGGCTGGGGCCTCGGCCGCAATCTTGGCCCGCGCGAAGGCGTCGAAAGAGGAATGGTCGCCCTGTTGCAGAAGCTCAACGACGAGAGCGGGCAGAAAGTCAGCGTGGTGGGCTGGAGCCTCGGCGGCGTCTACGCGCGGATGCTGGCAACGGCGCATCCGCATTTGGTGCGCAACGTGATCACGCTGGGCAGCCCGTTTTCCGGCAGCCCGAGGTCGACCAACGCCTGGCGCGTGTATGAAGGCGTGAGCGGCCAGAGCGCCGAGGACCCGAAGCGCATGAAGCACGTGAGTCCGACGCCGCCGGTGCCGACCACCTCGATCTTCAGCCGCACCGACGGCGTCGTCGCCTGGCAATGCAGCGTCGAGAAGAATGGCCCGCAGGCGGAAAACATCGAAGTGATCGCCAGCCATATCGGGCTCGGCGCACACCCAGCCGTGCTCTACGCGCTGGCGGACCGCCTGGCACAGCCGGAAGACGACTGGAAGCCCTTCAATCGCACGCTGCTCGGGCCGCTGGTGTATCCGGACCCGCTTCGCAAGGGCCGTTGA
- a CDS encoding DUF2242 domain-containing protein: MRLFVRCALGSFAVASVLALAACSATAPRRVSYEPEEFDSTTTHTRSYGATEAQTCEAARRALLSQGYMITASNADLVTGRKSFQPAAEVHVEVEFRAVCARDVGKGNQRNTIAFVTALQDRYSLKKTNNSASVGVGVIGSLSLPFSSSDDAMVKVASETLTDERFYDRFFSLMDRFITKPGEEPPPEPITAPPAPATTYPVPTSPNRG; this comes from the coding sequence ATGCGCCTTTTCGTTCGTTGTGCCCTGGGTTCGTTCGCTGTTGCATCGGTGCTCGCGCTCGCAGCCTGCTCGGCCACCGCGCCGCGCCGCGTTTCGTACGAACCCGAGGAGTTCGACTCCACCACCACGCACACCCGCAGCTACGGCGCGACCGAGGCGCAAACCTGCGAGGCCGCACGGCGCGCATTGCTGAGCCAGGGTTACATGATCACGGCGTCCAACGCCGACCTGGTCACGGGCCGCAAGAGCTTCCAGCCGGCCGCCGAGGTGCATGTCGAAGTGGAGTTCCGCGCGGTGTGCGCACGCGATGTGGGCAAGGGCAATCAGCGCAACACCATCGCCTTCGTCACCGCGCTGCAAGACCGCTACAGCCTGAAGAAAACCAACAATTCGGCCAGCGTGGGCGTTGGCGTGATCGGGTCCCTATCGCTGCCGTTTTCGTCGAGCGACGACGCGATGGTCAAGGTGGCCAGCGAAACCCTCACCGATGAGCGCTTCTACGATCGCTTTTTCAGCCTGATGGACCGCTTCATCACCAAGCCGGGCGAAGAACCGCCACCCGAGCCGATCACCGCGCCACCTGCGCCGGCCACCACCTATCCGGTGCCGACCTCGCCGAACCGGGGCTGA
- a CDS encoding Glu/Leu/Phe/Val family dehydrogenase codes for MSEKLSFVSPTPNSPWGTYLQQVDRVIPYLGDLARWAETLKRPKRALIVDVPIEMDDGRIAHYEGYRVQHNMSRGPGKGGVRFHPDVTLEEVMALSAWMTVKTAAVNLPYGGAKGGIRVDPKKLSQKELEKVTRRYTSEIGIIIGPHTDIPAPDVNTNGQIMAWMMDTYSMNTGGTATGVVTGKPLHLGGSLGRVKATGRGVFVTGREAARRLGLDLRGARIAVQGFGNVGSVAAELFVEAGAIIVAVQDHTGTIVNDKGLDLAGLVPISRTAGGATAFQGGDVVPNAQFWDVQCDILIPAALEGQISAERAKKTTAKLVLEGANGPTVPEADDILAQRGVLVVPDVICNAGGVTVSYFEWVQDFSSFFWDEDEINVRLDRIMMNALNHIWDTADKHKITLRTATYAVACERILIARQERGLYP; via the coding sequence ATGAGCGAAAAACTGTCCTTTGTGAGTCCCACGCCCAACAGCCCGTGGGGCACTTACCTGCAACAGGTCGACCGGGTGATTCCCTACCTCGGCGACCTGGCGCGGTGGGCAGAAACGCTCAAGCGCCCCAAGCGCGCGCTCATCGTCGACGTGCCGATCGAGATGGACGACGGCCGGATCGCCCACTACGAGGGCTACCGCGTTCAGCACAACATGTCGCGCGGCCCGGGCAAGGGCGGCGTGCGCTTCCACCCCGATGTGACGCTCGAGGAAGTGATGGCGCTGTCGGCCTGGATGACGGTCAAGACCGCGGCGGTGAACCTGCCCTACGGTGGCGCCAAGGGCGGCATCCGCGTCGACCCCAAGAAGCTGTCGCAGAAAGAGCTGGAGAAGGTCACGCGCCGCTACACCAGCGAGATCGGCATCATCATCGGCCCGCACACCGACATCCCGGCACCCGACGTCAACACCAACGGCCAGATCATGGCCTGGATGATGGACACGTACTCGATGAACACGGGCGGCACCGCCACCGGCGTCGTCACCGGCAAGCCGCTGCACCTCGGCGGCTCGCTCGGCCGCGTGAAGGCCACCGGCCGCGGCGTGTTTGTCACCGGCCGCGAGGCGGCGCGTCGCCTCGGCCTGGACCTGCGCGGTGCGCGCATCGCGGTGCAGGGCTTCGGCAACGTGGGCTCGGTCGCGGCCGAGCTGTTCGTGGAAGCGGGCGCGATCATCGTGGCCGTCCAGGACCACACCGGCACCATCGTGAACGACAAGGGGCTCGACCTCGCCGGCCTGGTGCCGATCTCGCGCACCGCCGGCGGCGCGACGGCCTTCCAGGGCGGCGACGTGGTGCCCAACGCGCAGTTCTGGGACGTGCAGTGTGACATCCTGATCCCGGCCGCGCTCGAAGGCCAGATCAGCGCCGAGCGCGCCAAGAAGACCACCGCCAAGCTGGTGCTCGAAGGCGCCAACGGCCCCACCGTGCCCGAAGCCGACGACATCCTCGCGCAGCGCGGCGTGCTGGTCGTGCCCGACGTGATCTGCAACGCCGGCGGCGTGACGGTGTCGTATTTCGAATGGGTGCAGGATTTCTCGTCCTTCTTCTGGGACGAGGACGAGATCAACGTGCGCCTGGACCGCATCATGATGAATGCGCTCAACCACATCTGGGACACGGCCGACAAGCACAAGATCACCTTGCGCACCGCCACCTATGCCGTGGCCTGCGAGCGCATCCTGATCGCGCGCCAGGAACGTGGCCTCTACCCCTGA
- the rocF gene encoding arginase, protein MTAPTLELIGAPTDVGASVRGAGMGPDALRVAGLQQTLARLGYAVLDRGNLAGPATPWTAPDQGLRHLDEVVAWNRSVYDAVDAALGAGHIPLMLGGDHCLAIGSISAVAWHARRRKKKLCVLWLDAHTDVNTGDTSPSGNLHGMPVACLLGHGPAALTGWSGERAALTPDALRFLGIRSVDADEKQAIRTLGLNVFDMRHIDEHGMRHTLTEALQDVDEDTHLHVSFDLDCLDPAIAPGVGTGVRGGPTYREMQLCMEMVADTGRLGSVDVVELNPALDVRNQTAEIAVELIESLFGKSTLVR, encoded by the coding sequence ATGACCGCACCCACTCTCGAACTGATCGGCGCCCCCACCGACGTCGGCGCCAGCGTGCGCGGCGCCGGCATGGGACCTGACGCATTGCGCGTGGCCGGCCTGCAGCAGACGCTCGCACGGCTCGGCTATGCGGTGCTCGACCGCGGCAACCTCGCCGGCCCGGCCACGCCCTGGACAGCGCCCGATCAGGGCCTGCGGCACCTCGACGAAGTGGTCGCCTGGAACCGCTCGGTGTACGACGCGGTCGACGCCGCACTCGGTGCCGGCCACATCCCGCTGATGCTGGGCGGCGACCATTGCCTGGCGATCGGCTCGATCAGCGCGGTCGCCTGGCACGCGCGCCGGCGCAAGAAGAAGCTCTGCGTGCTCTGGCTCGATGCGCACACCGACGTCAACACCGGCGACACCAGCCCGAGCGGCAACCTCCACGGCATGCCGGTGGCGTGTCTGCTGGGCCACGGGCCCGCCGCGCTCACTGGCTGGAGCGGCGAACGCGCGGCGCTCACGCCCGATGCGCTGCGCTTTCTCGGCATCCGCAGCGTCGACGCCGACGAAAAGCAGGCGATTCGCACGCTCGGCCTCAACGTGTTCGACATGCGCCACATCGACGAGCACGGCATGCGCCACACGCTCACCGAAGCGCTGCAGGACGTCGACGAAGACACCCACCTGCACGTGAGCTTCGACCTCGACTGCCTCGACCCGGCGATCGCACCCGGTGTCGGCACCGGCGTGCGCGGCGGCCCGACCTACCGCGAGATGCAGCTGTGCATGGAGATGGTGGCCGACACCGGCCGACTCGGCTCGGTCGACGTGGTGGAACTCAATCCCGCGCTCGACGTGCGCAACCAGACGGCCGAGATCGCGGTAGAGCTGATCGAAAGCCTGTTCGGCAAGTCGACGCTGGTGCGCTGA
- a CDS encoding TetR/AcrR family transcriptional regulator: MATPSTRDRILLTSLALFNAEGLAAVSTHKIAAEMGISPGNLHYHFKAKQLIVEWLFRRFEQRLDGLNGSSTPITAIDDLWLALHLRFEAINEYRFIYRDMAFLASEYPALGQRAQDLTAQNLLAAQTLCEGLVASGVIETSAEQARILALQMVFTTTCWLSFERLVPGRDALAQADPGLAAFYTLTLVSPYVSSESRAYLDYLRGKYLG; encoded by the coding sequence GTGGCCACGCCCAGCACCCGCGATCGCATCCTGCTGACCAGCCTCGCGCTGTTCAATGCAGAAGGGCTGGCGGCGGTGTCGACGCACAAGATCGCGGCCGAAATGGGCATCAGCCCGGGCAACCTGCACTACCACTTCAAGGCCAAGCAACTGATCGTCGAATGGCTGTTTCGGCGCTTCGAACAACGGCTCGACGGCTTGAACGGCTCGTCGACCCCGATCACCGCGATCGACGACCTGTGGCTTGCGCTGCATCTGCGCTTCGAGGCGATCAACGAGTACCGGTTCATCTATCGCGACATGGCGTTCCTCGCGAGCGAGTACCCGGCGCTCGGCCAGCGGGCGCAGGACCTGACCGCGCAGAACCTGCTCGCCGCGCAAACGCTGTGCGAAGGCCTCGTGGCATCGGGCGTCATCGAAACCAGTGCCGAGCAGGCACGCATTCTGGCACTCCAGATGGTCTTCACCACCACCTGCTGGCTCTCCTTCGAGCGGCTCGTGCCGGGGCGCGATGCGCTGGCGCAGGCCGACCCCGGTCTCGCGGCTTTCTACACACTCACGCTGGTTTCTCCCTACGTTTCCAGCGAATCGAGGGCTTACCTCGATTACCTGCGCGGCAAATACCTCGGATAA
- a CDS encoding sulfatase-like hydrolase/transferase: MPDIPSQSSAAAPGPHRQTLLACGAVGATVLTLIALGHDGRRVAQLLALALPALAWLAWPVRSAAMHRTRSVVVWLWAMAFTVDGVTRAYLLDTYQAAPDSSLIQSAAANTNGREAGEYLSMHWRAMLVWSSAVLLAGLVIARSTRLGARGPANLSRWTVVVLSATLLLGSVAYLSKPWRRLHPVMFWTQWSQSVLALRAGWADQQRERDDAMARARAAAPFIAQHGPATVVLVITYSINRDNMALYGYRRATTPRLLSHKAQLEDQMLVMRNAWSVDASTLPSLRNMFNFGLPQDQQPQHVLALARAAGYKIWWMSNHDDVAIEQQHARLADVVDIVNRTPGRAGASLDGELLDCVQEALEDPAERKLIVVHLMGAHPHYSLRFPEGANPFDDTIDDVEQGLKKQGRSAWVRKSRQEYDSALLYHDFVVSETLQLTRKVGRPDGYRAWMYLSDHGHIQWQGNTTDRNVLDADYRWQPPTLPFGVTSFVD, from the coding sequence ATGCCCGACATCCCCAGCCAAAGCTCAGCCGCCGCGCCCGGCCCCCACCGGCAGACGCTGCTCGCATGCGGCGCCGTGGGTGCCACCGTGTTGACGCTGATCGCCCTCGGACATGATGGCCGGCGGGTGGCGCAACTCCTCGCGCTTGCGCTGCCCGCGCTTGCATGGCTGGCCTGGCCGGTGCGCAGCGCCGCGATGCACCGGACCCGCAGCGTGGTCGTGTGGCTGTGGGCGATGGCTTTCACCGTCGACGGCGTGACGCGCGCCTACCTGCTCGACACCTACCAGGCCGCGCCCGACAGTTCGCTGATCCAGTCCGCGGCGGCCAACACCAACGGTCGCGAAGCAGGCGAATACCTGTCGATGCACTGGCGCGCGATGCTGGTGTGGTCGTCGGCGGTGCTGCTCGCGGGACTCGTCATCGCAAGATCGACGCGGCTCGGCGCACGCGGGCCGGCCAACCTGTCGCGCTGGACCGTCGTCGTGCTGTCGGCCACGCTGCTCCTGGGAAGCGTCGCCTACCTCAGCAAGCCCTGGCGCCGGCTGCACCCGGTCATGTTCTGGACCCAATGGAGCCAGTCGGTCCTGGCGCTTCGCGCGGGCTGGGCCGACCAGCAGCGGGAGCGCGATGACGCCATGGCCCGCGCGAGGGCGGCTGCGCCGTTCATTGCGCAGCACGGCCCGGCGACGGTGGTGCTCGTCATCACCTACAGCATCAACCGGGACAACATGGCGCTCTACGGCTATCGGCGTGCCACCACACCGCGGCTGCTCTCGCACAAGGCCCAGCTCGAAGACCAGATGCTGGTGATGCGCAATGCCTGGTCGGTCGACGCGAGCACCCTGCCCTCGCTGCGCAACATGTTCAATTTCGGGCTGCCGCAAGACCAGCAGCCGCAGCATGTCCTGGCACTGGCGCGAGCCGCAGGCTACAAGATCTGGTGGATGAGCAACCACGACGACGTCGCGATCGAACAGCAGCATGCGCGGCTGGCCGACGTCGTCGATATCGTGAACCGCACACCGGGCCGGGCCGGCGCCTCGCTCGACGGCGAGCTGCTCGACTGCGTGCAGGAAGCGCTCGAAGACCCGGCCGAACGCAAGCTGATCGTGGTGCATCTGATGGGCGCGCACCCGCACTACAGCCTGCGCTTTCCCGAAGGCGCCAACCCGTTCGACGACACCATCGACGATGTCGAACAGGGGCTCAAAAAGCAGGGCCGCTCCGCCTGGGTGCGCAAGTCCCGGCAGGAATACGACTCGGCCTTGCTGTATCACGACTTCGTCGTCTCGGAGACGCTGCAGCTGACCCGCAAGGTCGGACGCCCCGATGGCTATCGGGCCTGGATGTACCTGTCGGACCACGGGCACATCCAGTGGCAGGGCAACACGACCGATCGCAATGTGCTCGACGCCGACTACCGCTGGCAGCCGCCGACGCTGCCGTTCGGCGTGACGTCATTCGTCGATTGA
- a CDS encoding response regulator, translating into MTATTSPTDAPPAALRVLVVEDDPAALASTVELLQLLGHWATGVKSAEVARDRFIDGAFDILLTDIGLPALSGYDLVAGLPDGAHRMHVIFATGRPRPTEPIPGTFWLQKPFSTEQLEAVLRQAAAS; encoded by the coding sequence ATGACCGCCACGACTTCCCCGACCGACGCCCCGCCGGCCGCCTTGCGCGTGCTGGTGGTCGAAGACGACCCCGCTGCGCTGGCCTCGACCGTCGAACTGCTTCAGCTGCTGGGCCATTGGGCCACCGGCGTGAAGAGCGCCGAGGTCGCCCGCGACCGCTTCATCGACGGCGCCTTCGACATCCTGCTCACCGACATCGGTCTGCCCGCGCTCTCCGGCTACGACCTGGTGGCGGGACTGCCGGATGGCGCCCACCGCATGCACGTGATCTTCGCGACCGGCCGGCCGCGACCCACCGAGCCGATCCCGGGCACCTTTTGGTTGCAAAAGCCGTTCAGCACCGAACAACTCGAAGCGGTACTGCGGCAGGCCGCCGCGAGCTGA
- a CDS encoding phasin family protein → MATRPDRTVGLKKAPARKSATRKTAAGNKAVAAPAAKKTAEGLLRAGLKALGSVRDDVARRQHNVIEGLLGIQKADAPRAFPGLDTFGIRKFEDVFDQRVATALQRLGMPTADEVQALRDEVRQLRQQLARTTAPDGVPAPKRKR, encoded by the coding sequence ATGGCGACTCGCCCGGATCGAACGGTCGGACTGAAGAAGGCGCCGGCCAGGAAGTCGGCAACACGAAAGACTGCGGCGGGGAACAAAGCCGTTGCAGCCCCTGCCGCCAAGAAGACCGCCGAAGGCCTGCTGCGCGCAGGCCTGAAGGCGCTGGGTAGCGTGCGCGACGACGTCGCGCGCCGTCAGCACAACGTGATCGAAGGCCTGCTTGGCATCCAGAAGGCCGACGCGCCGCGCGCCTTCCCCGGGCTCGACACCTTCGGCATCCGAAAGTTCGAGGACGTGTTCGACCAGCGCGTCGCCACCGCCCTGCAACGGTTGGGCATGCCGACGGCCGACGAGGTCCAGGCGCTGCGCGACGAAGTGCGGCAGCTTCGCCAACAGCTCGCACGGACGACGGCGCCCGATGGGGTGCCCGCCCCGAAGCGCAAGCGCTGA
- a CDS encoding WS/DGAT/MGAT family O-acyltransferase, whose protein sequence is MNHLSGLDATFLHLETPEMPMHVGSLNVLDLPEGYKGDFYEDAKAFMAGRIHLADVFTRKLALMPFDLSNPVWVQDEDIDLDYHVRHISLPRPGTNRQLQQYVARLHSTLIDRSRPMWEFFIIDGLQSGQVALYTKVHHAGIDGQAGVALGKAIFDLAPEGRAVRPPRPRARSNNYQLGMAELASAALRNTAQQYVKLFKMAPAIGRLLGSLAKPAEKAAEKDVKTAAKKFNILAPRTPFNVSITNQRTFAGRTIPLAETKAIAKHFGVTLNDVVMATVAGALRHYLKDSNELPDKSLVAGVPVSLREAGDETANNQASMILVGLATDIKDPVARLKAINASSTQSKSTMNKFKAVILDDFPMFAAPWLVSGVSSMIGRSGLVNVIPPVANVAISNVAGAPFPMYFAGALVTCYYPVSIASHGMALNVTVQSYNGRMDYGLIACRRAVPDVTGIGDYMLAEHKTLMDLMNAASAPIAAVVAPAAPAAAAARKKPAARKTVAKTPAKKTPAKAAVKKPAAPKPAAQKPAAKKVPVKRARATATA, encoded by the coding sequence ATGAATCACCTGAGCGGCCTCGACGCCACCTTCCTGCACCTGGAAACCCCCGAGATGCCCATGCACGTGGGCTCGCTCAACGTGCTGGACCTCCCCGAAGGCTACAAGGGCGATTTCTACGAGGACGCCAAGGCCTTCATGGCCGGACGCATTCACCTCGCCGACGTGTTCACGCGCAAGCTGGCGCTCATGCCGTTCGACTTGTCCAATCCCGTCTGGGTGCAGGACGAGGACATCGATCTCGACTACCACGTGCGCCACATCTCGCTGCCCCGGCCGGGCACCAATCGCCAGCTGCAGCAGTACGTGGCGCGGCTGCATTCCACGCTGATCGACCGCAGCCGCCCGATGTGGGAGTTCTTCATCATCGACGGCCTGCAGAGCGGGCAGGTCGCGCTCTACACCAAGGTGCACCACGCGGGCATCGATGGCCAGGCCGGCGTCGCGCTGGGCAAGGCGATCTTCGACCTCGCGCCCGAAGGCCGCGCCGTGCGCCCGCCGCGCCCCCGTGCGCGCAGCAACAACTACCAGCTCGGCATGGCCGAACTCGCGAGCGCGGCGCTGCGCAACACCGCGCAGCAATACGTGAAGCTCTTCAAGATGGCACCGGCCATTGGCCGCCTGCTGGGCAGCCTTGCCAAGCCGGCGGAGAAGGCCGCCGAAAAAGACGTGAAGACGGCGGCGAAGAAGTTCAACATCCTCGCACCGCGCACGCCGTTCAACGTGTCGATCACCAACCAGCGCACCTTCGCCGGCCGCACGATTCCGCTGGCCGAGACCAAGGCGATCGCCAAACATTTCGGCGTCACACTGAACGACGTCGTCATGGCCACGGTGGCCGGTGCGCTCAGGCACTACCTGAAAGACAGCAACGAACTGCCCGACAAGTCGCTGGTGGCCGGCGTGCCGGTGAGCCTGCGCGAAGCGGGGGACGAGACAGCCAATAACCAGGCCAGCATGATCCTGGTGGGCCTTGCGACCGACATCAAGGACCCGGTGGCGCGGTTGAAGGCGATCAACGCCTCATCGACGCAGTCGAAGTCGACGATGAACAAGTTCAAGGCCGTGATCCTCGACGACTTCCCGATGTTCGCGGCGCCCTGGCTGGTGTCGGGCGTGTCGTCGATGATCGGCCGCTCGGGGCTGGTCAACGTGATCCCACCGGTCGCCAACGTGGCGATCTCCAACGTGGCGGGCGCGCCGTTCCCGATGTACTTCGCGGGCGCGCTGGTCACTTGCTACTACCCGGTATCGATCGCCAGCCACGGCATGGCGCTCAACGTCACGGTGCAGAGCTACAACGGACGCATGGACTACGGCCTCATCGCCTGCCGCCGCGCAGTGCCCGACGTGACCGGCATCGGCGACTACATGCTGGCCGAGCACAAGACGCTGATGGATCTGATGAACGCTGCCTCAGCGCCGATCGCTGCCGTCGTGGCGCCCGCCGCACCGGCTGCTGCCGCGGCGCGCAAGAAGCCGGCAGCGCGCAAGACCGTCGCGAAGACGCCCGCCAAAAAGACGCCGGCCAAGGCAGCCGTGAAGAAACCGGCCGCGCCCAAGCCGGCGGCACAGAAGCCAGCGGCGAAAAAGGTGCCGGTCAAGCGCGCCCGCGCCACGGCCACCGCCTGA